TTATTAAGCAAATAAATTAAAAAGAGGTCATAATATGAAAATAACTAATAGCTATGAAGAAATAAATGAATTAATAAATAATAATGATATGGTTCTTTTATATTTCAGTGGAGAAAACTGTGGAGTATGTAATGTTATAAAATCCAAGGTAGAAGATATATTAACAAAATATACGAATATAAAGAGTTTAGAAATTAAAACAGAAAATTCTAGAGAAATAGCGGGTCAATATAATATATTTACTATACCAGGTATAATAGTTTATGTTCAGAAAAAAGAAACTATAAGAGAAGCTAGATATATAAGTATTGAGGAGTTTGAAAGTAAAATACACAGATATTATAAGATGATTTATTAAAATAAATATCAATAAAGCTATTGTAATAGGTGCATTTGACAATATTATGAAGTATGGTATTACCGATTTAGCAGAGATATTGGGAATAACAACAAGTGCGATCCACTATTTTGAAAAGCAAAATTTAATAAAAGTTAATAAAGAAAAAAATGGACATCGTTTTTATAATGTTATTGATATTTTTAGGCTTTTGTCTTATACAAAATATAGACATATGGAATTTCCTATGAAAAGGATTATAAAGCAGTTTAGTTGAGATGAAACAGGTCATTTGCTTATTAAAGATAGAATGGAAGAATATAAAAAAAGGCATAAGAAAAAAGCATACACTATAAAAAATTAGCTGAATCAATAGAAGAAAATTTGAAAAGTGCACGACTTATAGATGATTTATTAGATAAGTATGAGTTTGACAAATGTCCAGATTTAGTTATGATTTATGATGAAGAATGTGGATGAATTTCAAAAAATAGAGAATCACAAAAAATAGTCCATAAATGGGTAAAGGAAATGCCTGTTGTACAATTAGGAGTTATAAAACATAGTGAATCTAACAATAGTAACTTCGGATATCTTGTTTCAGAAGAAAAAGTGAATGAATTAAATTTACCTCTTAAATTAAATGTTAAAAATATTAAAAGTGAGTCTTGTTTACATACTATAAAAATAGTTAGCGATGAATTAACTTTAAATCAAGATATTATTTTTAGAGATGTTATACAATATGCACAATCCAAGGGATTAGAAATATGTGGGGATATTATAGGTAAAATATTAGTTGTTGATGTATATAAGCCAGCAAAGTTACAAACTTATATTGAGTTATGGATACCTATTAAATTATTATGACAAAATCATAACAATGTGCTTGCATGTAAAGTTACTTTATGTAATACACTTGATTTTAGATAAGATTTTCTTATCTGAAATATTTATTGTGTAGGGGGATAAAGTATGTTAGATCAAAAACATAAGATATTATTTGATCCAATCAAAATTGGTAAATT
Above is a genomic segment from Romboutsia lituseburensis containing:
- a CDS encoding MerR family transcriptional regulator — encoded protein: MKYGITDLAEILGITTSAIHYFEKQNLIKVNKEKNGHRFYNVIDIFRLLSYTKYRHMEFPMKRIIKQFS
- a CDS encoding thioredoxin family protein, with the protein product MKITNSYEEINELINNNDMVLLYFSGENCGVCNVIKSKVEDILTKYTNIKSLEIKTENSREIAGQYNIFTIPGIIVYVQKKETIREARYISIEEFESKIHRYYKMIY